In one Melospiza melodia melodia isolate bMelMel2 chromosome 5, bMelMel2.pri, whole genome shotgun sequence genomic region, the following are encoded:
- the ZAR1 gene encoding zygote arrest protein 1: MVRGQGSRAPPRGYLRLLPGGCPGSGVMAEEAMASYLYTAYHPYSYRYPPPRGKGGAAGGWRPRGSSGYYSGYGEAAAEYFDNYQRAQLKAILSQVNPNLTPRLRKANTKEVGVQVNPRQDASVQCSLGRRTLLRGRPGPAAPRPREAQREQELGSPATTNTRAVRFPRTIAVYSPVASRRLTAFLEEPSPEPERQPQQQDKAPAVEEEPAALREQRAAQAAAEAAAVRASWEKPPEVGAEPLEQRSAEPLGQRSAAPPEPATEASQEQLAEPSAQAGAAEPSAQPAEPAAQAGAAEPSAQAEPSAQAGAAEPAAQPSEPPASPQKQQQASADKTRLRFQFLEQKYGYYHCKACNIRWESAYVWCVQGTNKVYFRQFCRTCQKSYNPYRVEDITCQSCKQTRCTCPVKMRHVDPKRPHRQDLCGRCKGKRLSCDSTFSFKYII; encoded by the exons ATGGTGAGGGGCCAGGGGAGCCGGGCCCCGCCCCGGGGGTATTTAAGGCTACTGcccgggggctgccctgggtccggTGTGATGGCCGAGGAAGCGATGGCGAGCTACCTCTACACCGCCTACCATCCCTACTCCTACCGCTACCCACCTCCCAGGGGCAAAGGAGGGGCGGCGGGCGGCTGGCGCCCGCGGGGCAGCAGCGGCTACTACTCGGGCTACGGGGAGGCGGCCGCCGAGTACTTCGACAACTACCAGCGGGCGCAGCTGAAGGCCATCCTGTCCCAGGTCAACCCCAACCTGACGCCGCGGCTCCGCAAGGCCAACACCAAGGAGGTGGGCGTGCAGGTGAACCCGCGGCAGGACGCCTCGGTGCAGTGCTCGCTCGGGCGCCGCACGCTGCTGcgcggccgccccggccccgccgcgccgcggcCCCGCGAGGCGCAGcgagagcaggagctgggcagcccCGCCACCACCAACACCCGCGCCGTGCGCTTCCCCCGCACCATCGCCGTCTACTCGCCCGTGGCGTCCCGCAGACTCACCGCCTTCCTGGAGGAGCCGAGCCCGGAGCCGGAGCGGCAGccgcagcagcaggacaaggcgcCGGCCGTCGAGGAGGAGCCGGCCGCGCTGAGGGAGCAGCGGGCGGCGCAGGCCGCGGCGGAGGCGGCTGCCGTGAGGGCGAGCTGGGAGAAGCCCCCTGAGGTTGGCGCCGAGCCGCTGGAGCAGCGCTCGGCCGAACCACTGGGGCAGCGCTCGGCTGCCCCCCCGGAGCCGGCGACGGAGGCAAGCCAGGAGCAGCTGGCAGAGCCTTCAGCCCAGGCAGGGGCAGCAGAGCCGTCAGCCCAGCCGGCAGAGCCGGCAGCCCAGGCAGGGGCGGCAGAGCCGTCAGCCCAGGCAGAGCCTTCAGCCCAGGCAGGGGCGGCAGAGCCGGCAGCCCAGCCGTCAGAACCACCGGCCTcaccccagaagcagcagcaggcgTCGGCGGACAAGACCCGTCTGCGCTTCCAG TTCCTGGAGCAGAAGTACGGGTACTACCACTGCAAGGCCTGCAACATCCGCTGGGAGAGCGCCTACGTCTGGTGCGTCCAGGGCACCAACAAG GTCTATTTCCGTCAGTTCTGCCGGACCTGCCAGAAGTCCTACAACCCGTACCGCGTGGAGGACATCACCTGCCAG AGCTGCAAGCAGACGCGGTGCACCTGCCCCGTGAAGATGCGCCAcgtggatcccaagaggccccaccGCCAGGACCTCTGTGGGAGATGCAAAGGGAAACGCCTCTCCTGCGATAGCACTTTCAGTTTCAAATACATTATCTGA
- the SLC10A4 gene encoding sodium/bile acid cotransporter 4 has product MASSAQPPAAAGGAGPDGGSLAGGGETFGDRSLSQGLSVLVGLGLCVTMLGLGCAVELGQLGQQLRRPVGLLLALLGQFVAMPLLAFLLALIFALDEVAAVAVLLCGCCPGGNLSNLMSVLVDGDMNLSIIMTASSTLLALFLMPLCLWIYSRHWINTAVVQLLPLGAVSLTLGSTLLPIGLGVLIRYRHPRAADLLVKISLWSLLVTLVVLFILTGTMLGPDLLAQIPASVYAIAVLMPLAGYALGYGLATVFKMPPHCRRTVSLETGCQNVQLCTAILKLTFSPELIGSMYMFPLLYALFQSAEAGLFVLAYKMYGKDSYKQDALGEEEDTDISYKKLKEEEVADTSYGTVTTEEHNSIQMEPTQTAL; this is encoded by the exons ATGGCCAGCTCCGCGCagcccccggcggcggcggggggcgccgGCCCCGACGGCGGGTCCCTGGCGGGGGGCGGCGAGACCTTCGGGGACCGCTCCCTCAGCCAGGGCCTGAGcgtgctggtggggctggggctctgcgtgaccatgctggggctgggctgcgccgtggagctggggcagctggggcagcagctccgGCGGCCCGTagggctgctgctggcgctgctgggaCAGTTCGTGGCCATGCCGCTGCTGGCCTTCCTCCTCGCCCTCATCTTCGCCCTGGACGAGGTGGCGGCCGTGGCTGTACTGCTGTGCGGCTGCTGCCCCGGGGGCAACCTCTCCAACCTCATGTCCGTGCTCGTCGACGGGGATATGAATCTGAG CATTATCATGACGGCCTCCTCCACCCTGCTGGCCCTCTTCCTGATGCCCCTCTGCCTCTGGATCTACAGCCGCCACTGGATCAACACGGCCGTggtgcagctgctgcccctgggGGCGGTGAGCCTGACGCTGGGCAGCACGCTGCTGCCCATCGGCCTGGGGGTGCTCATCCGCTACCGGCACCCCCGCGCCGCCGACCTCCTGGTCAAG ATTTCCCTGTGGTCCCTCTTGGTGACTCTGGTGGTCCTGTTCATCctgactgggaccatgctgggcccAGACCTGTTGGCACAGATTCCTGCGTCTGTCTACGCCATTGCAGTGCTGATGCCTTTGGCAGGGTACGCCCTGGGATACGGCTTAGCCACGGTCTTTAAAATGCCCCCACACTGCAGGAGAACAGTATCTTTGGAAACAGGGTGCCAAAACGTCCAGCTCTGCACCGCCATCCTAAAACTCACCTTCTCCCCGGAGCTCATAGGGAGCATGTACATGTTTCCCTTGCTTTATGCGCTGTTTCAGTCAGCAGAAGCGggactgtttgtgctggcatACAAGATGTACGGAAAAGACAGCTACAAGCAAGATGCACTTGGCGAAGAGGAAGACACAGATATTTCCTACAAGAAGCTGAAGGAAGAGGAGGTAGCTGATACTTCATATGGCACAGTGACCACAGAAGAGCACAACTCCATTCAGATGGAGCCGACTCAGACAGCGCTTTAG